The sequence below is a genomic window from Anopheles cruzii chromosome 3, idAnoCruzAS_RS32_06, whole genome shotgun sequence.
ATCAGATTTTTACCAAACGTGGTTTGGTTTATCTTGAAGATGTGAAACTTGTTTATCTGCAAAGATGTGAAAGATGGTTGGTGCCGATACATTAGAAATTACACGACAACACAAATGGATGTTTCGCGTTTCGTTTCAAAGATAAGAACGTCCTATTTCATGATTGAAGGGTAAAATGAATGAGGTTTGCATTATATATTATTTACTGTTGCTCCGAAGAACTTTGTATATTGAATTAAGATGATTTTGCCATACTGCCCAGCTTGTTGGAGTAGTATAAAGGGCAAAGTATGAAAGATGGGGGAGGGGTCTTTTgtttatagagactttgagctgcaatagcctaacattcgtctcttaaaGTATGAAAGATTTAAACAACAGAGCTCAGTCTCATGtacatttgttttgttcggaGGGTTCGTACCTTTGTTTGGATTATTATTGGTATTTTTGCCTGGAGGAATTGGAATGCACAGTAAATTCTGAGAaggaatgtttgaaaacaattcTCTGAAGTTATGTCTTTAAACATGTCCTATTTCATCTGAATAGCAGTAGAAATAATAGTCAGCAAAATTAGCAAGTTGTTTAAAtaacgaaattattttcacTGCACTTATCCCAAAAAAGAATTTTCGCATTAAATGGCATCATAGTTTTTGGATAATTTtgataaacataaatatttcgaattttttttctaaaacggttttcattcttttttacAACCATTGAACGGTACAACTGTAACAGAAAACCAGAATTTATAGTCAGCTGGCAACCAATTTTCCTGGAttgtcaaatgtcaaattaaatttcgtaTAAACATTGATTTGATGATAGAAGAAAGCGAAATCAGATCAGCGAAAATGTAAGAAATATAAGAATTGAAAATGTATATCTAACTAGCGATAATATATTTCTTTTTCAGAAATGGAACGGAAGTCACTGGTGTTGCTTTTAATCGGTACTATTGTAACTCTACACGtcggatttatttttataaaaccATTAGTAATTCACCCTGCTTCGAAACGGTCTGCAATAGACGATGAACGACCCAAGTATTAACCAGCCTGTTACAAAAGCATTTTTGTTGAATACAGTTCTCAGAAAATACACATCAGCCATATCTATTCGATGATTAATTCGGTTTTAATTCGGTTTTATTTAAACTTGAAAGCAAAGAAAGACAATTAAATGTCATTTGATGAatacaaaattttcttttatgtgtttttagGGTGAGAGTTTGAAAACTTTTAGGGTGACAGGTCTTCCAGATATGTTCCCAAACTCCCACCCATCATCCCAAGCACGCTAAAGGGAAGCGGTATTGAAGACGATCCAATGATTCTGAGAAGCTGTACAGATGGCTCTCTCTGCCGCTCAAGAACGCACGGATTCATTATTTGAATTACGTCTCCATCGCAACGACCGGGATCGGATCCGCTGGTACGTTTGGGGGCTGATCGTCTCCATCATCTCTTGGGGGCCTGTCGCCAGTGGCTggctcagcagcaccaccaccgcgtcGAACAATGTTGCTCAAATATTTGTCGTTATCTTGCTCGGTCAGTATGTTGAAGTTTTCGTCCTTGCCCACGAtcgcaattgaaatgttctTGTTGTTTAATTCCACTTCGTTTGGCAAGGTATCTTGCAGAGCTTGCACCCCATGACGAATCAGCTCGTCCTTCGTGCAGTCGGAGAACGTATTGAGATGCTTTTCCAGATATGTTCGCGCACTCTGCGAGCGTGACCCAATCGACATTGCTTTGCAATCGAAAAAGTTGGCGCTGGGGCAAGTTTGGTAAATATGTGGACCTTGATCATCGTAGCCAATCACCAATAATCCCACACCGTATGGGCGTCGGTCATAACGTTGTGTGCACACTTGCATCTTATTTCCAAGTGTGCTGATTAATCGGCCCACCGGATAGTACGCGTCGTAGGCATACTTATAGTTAAGACACTCTTGTCGTAAATAACGACTAAGGATCCTAGCGTCGGCCGTGATACCGGCAAACGACAGCCCTAGATGATCATCTAc
It includes:
- the LOC128271293 gene encoding proteasome subunit alpha type-1 codes for the protein MFRNQYDSDVTVWSPQGRLHQVEYAMEAVKLGSATVGLKNKEYAVLIALKRASSELSSYQKKIISVDDHLGLSFAGITADARILSRYLRQECLNYKYAYDAYYPVGRLISTLGNKMQVCTQRYDRRPYGVGLLVIGYDDQGPHIYQTCPSANFFDCKAMSIGSRSQSARTYLEKHLNTFSDCTKDELIRHGVQALQDTLPNEVELNNKNISIAIVGKDENFNILTEQDNDKYLSNIVRRGGGAAEPATGDRPPRDDGDDQPPNVPADPIPVVAMET